One stretch of Rosistilla oblonga DNA includes these proteins:
- a CDS encoding ParA family protein, which translates to MRTIAIINQKGGVGKTTTAVNLSAALAEAGKRVCVVDLDPQAHASLHLGISVLDGKPSTYEVLCGEISLAHSRQWVSENLAVVPAHLDLAAAEMELSGEVGREMILRDKVAEDDEQFDYMILDCPPSLGVLTLNALVAVEEVFLPLQPHFLALHGLSKLLRTVEIVSMRLNESLRMSGVVLCMYDSTTRLAAEVSSDVEQFFNTSQGGRHILDGAKFFDTRIRRNIRLAEAPSFGQSILEYASASNGAEDYRSLASEVQAQMARVAAAA; encoded by the coding sequence ATGCGTACGATCGCAATCATCAATCAAAAAGGTGGAGTCGGGAAGACAACCACCGCGGTCAATTTGTCCGCAGCGTTGGCCGAAGCGGGCAAACGCGTCTGCGTGGTCGACCTCGATCCCCAAGCGCACGCTTCGCTGCATCTGGGAATCTCGGTTCTCGACGGCAAGCCAAGCACCTACGAAGTCCTTTGTGGCGAGATCAGCTTGGCGCATTCGCGGCAATGGGTCAGCGAGAACCTAGCCGTTGTTCCCGCTCACCTCGACTTGGCTGCTGCCGAAATGGAACTGTCGGGCGAAGTTGGCCGCGAGATGATCCTTCGCGACAAGGTCGCCGAAGACGATGAACAATTCGATTACATGATCCTCGATTGCCCGCCGTCGCTGGGCGTCCTGACGCTTAACGCGTTGGTTGCCGTCGAAGAGGTCTTCCTGCCGCTGCAACCTCACTTCTTGGCGTTGCACGGTTTGAGCAAGCTGTTGCGTACCGTCGAGATCGTTTCGATGCGATTAAACGAATCGCTGCGGATGAGCGGTGTCGTGCTGTGCATGTACGATTCGACAACACGACTGGCAGCCGAAGTTTCCAGCGATGTCGAGCAGTTCTTTAACACCTCCCAAGGTGGACGCCACATTCTCGATGGCGCGAAGTTCTTCGACACTCGGATTCGCCGCAACATCCGTTTGGCCGAAGCTCCCAGCTTTGGGCAATCGATCTTGGAATACGCTTCGGCTTCCAACGGTGCCGAGGATTACCGCTCGTTGGCTAGTGAAGTCCAAGCACAGATGGCTCGCGTCGCTGCCGCAGCGTAA
- a CDS encoding 3-keto-disaccharide hydrolase, translated as MKRLNQTVLYTAALAVSLAPLASADEYLNGIKWQPPAVVTPGEANKPPSDAIVLFDGTDLSAWKGTDNWKIVDGAAVSGKGDIRSKQAFGDCQLHIEWSAPTPATGSGQGRGNSGLFLMNTYELQILDSYDNETYHDGQAGAIYKQTPPEVNATRPPGEWNVYDVIWTAPRFNEDGTLKSPAYITALQNGVVIQNHFELKGDTPYHRPPEYKQHAERLPIRLQDHGNPVRFRNIWVRELQPAQGEQEREPFLRDGKGNEKPVE; from the coding sequence ATGAAACGATTGAATCAAACCGTCCTTTACACCGCCGCTCTCGCAGTGTCGTTGGCTCCGCTGGCGTCGGCTGATGAATACCTCAACGGAATCAAGTGGCAACCGCCAGCTGTCGTGACTCCCGGTGAAGCGAACAAGCCGCCGTCCGATGCGATCGTGTTGTTCGACGGCACCGATCTGTCGGCTTGGAAGGGGACCGACAATTGGAAGATCGTCGACGGCGCGGCGGTCTCGGGCAAGGGAGACATCCGCAGCAAACAAGCCTTCGGCGATTGCCAGTTGCACATCGAATGGTCCGCCCCGACGCCAGCGACTGGCAGCGGTCAGGGCCGCGGCAACAGCGGGCTGTTTTTGATGAACACCTACGAACTGCAGATCCTCGATTCGTACGACAACGAAACCTACCACGATGGCCAAGCCGGCGCGATCTACAAACAGACGCCGCCTGAGGTCAACGCGACGCGGCCGCCGGGAGAGTGGAACGTGTACGACGTGATTTGGACCGCGCCACGTTTTAACGAAGATGGCACGCTGAAGTCGCCCGCCTATATCACCGCGTTGCAAAACGGCGTCGTGATTCAGAACCACTTTGAATTGAAGGGAGACACTCCCTATCATCGGCCACCGGAATACAAACAGCACGCCGAACGATTGCCGATCCGCCTGCAAGACCACGGCAATCCGGTTCGCTTCCGCAACATCTGGGTTCGCGAACTGCAACCCGCACAAGGCGAACAGGAACGCGAACCGTTCCTTCGCGATGGCAAAGGAAACGAAAAACCAGTCGAGTAG
- a CDS encoding DUF2293 domain-containing protein, protein MFSPGPRPDTVRTPDGTIMSVPEGWELLPPGDAGLTRRVKAAGTHWVVQEKKGRKMFSRGVWAPAATIARIRADLVAERSTDAYAKRQASSARRREKVQTEYVEDFYAAVVEFLDFDSRHAALAERLAKAVTQHATPVGSGTVARTQRIPVQQRAQAAVIAWMRHQTTAYDSMKIPREKGKRREVRRMLAARSNELLAQYRRGDPTSTHCPLLKALSSPPAV, encoded by the coding sequence ATGTTTAGCCCCGGTCCCCGCCCCGATACGGTCCGCACCCCCGATGGCACCATTATGTCGGTTCCGGAGGGTTGGGAGCTGTTGCCGCCGGGCGACGCGGGGCTGACCCGCCGCGTCAAAGCCGCCGGCACGCACTGGGTTGTGCAGGAGAAGAAGGGACGCAAGATGTTCTCCCGCGGCGTCTGGGCTCCTGCAGCAACCATCGCTCGAATTCGCGCCGATTTAGTCGCCGAGCGATCGACAGACGCCTACGCCAAACGCCAGGCGTCGAGCGCTCGTCGCCGTGAGAAGGTGCAGACTGAATACGTGGAAGACTTCTATGCGGCGGTCGTCGAGTTCTTGGACTTCGACAGTCGCCACGCCGCGTTGGCGGAGCGATTGGCGAAAGCGGTCACCCAACATGCGACTCCCGTTGGCAGCGGCACCGTCGCGCGAACGCAGCGGATTCCGGTGCAGCAGCGGGCCCAAGCCGCCGTGATCGCTTGGATGCGACACCAAACGACAGCTTATGATTCGATGAAGATCCCGCGGGAGAAGGGGAAGCGACGCGAGGTCCGCCGGATGCTGGCGGCGCGGTCCAACGAACTGCTTGCACAATACCGCCGCGGCGATCCCACATCGACACATTGCCCGTTGCTCAAAGCCCTCTCGAGTCCTCCCGCCGTTTGA
- a CDS encoding HPF/RaiA family ribosome-associated protein codes for MPMQIHLVDESSNAELADYLRNRIASAVGSLKHPLEYVEVELRDDPAQPDRMRVCDIDMKLFPRGWIYVNARSDDFHNAIDLAVARAGEVIKRTVVGEA; via the coding sequence ATGCCAATGCAAATCCATCTCGTCGATGAATCGTCCAACGCCGAACTGGCGGACTACCTGCGGAATCGAATCGCGTCGGCGGTGGGTTCGCTGAAACATCCGTTGGAATATGTCGAGGTCGAACTGCGTGACGACCCAGCGCAGCCCGATCGGATGCGTGTCTGCGACATCGACATGAAGTTGTTCCCGCGTGGTTGGATCTACGTCAACGCGCGCAGCGACGACTTCCACAATGCGATCGATTTGGCGGTCGCGCGAGCCGGCGAAGTGATCAAACGCACGGTCGTCGGCGAGGCTTGA
- the acnA gene encoding aconitate hydratase AcnA, with amino-acid sequence MTKTDPFNARDTFNTGSGTAGIYRISRLEDAGLGDVSRLPYSIRILLEAVLRGCDGFSVTEQDVKNLAAWNAAAPAPQEIPFKPSRVVLQDFTGVPAVVDLAAMRSAMGRLGGDPKRINPLIPVDLVIDHSVQVDYFGSSQSLQQNVDMEFQRNGERYEFLRWGQQAFDNFRVVPPNVGIVHQVNLEYLANVVWLREDEHGPIAVPDTLVGTDSHTTMINGLGVLGWGVGGIEAEASMLGQPLYMLMPEVIGMELTGALPPGATATDLVLRVTEVLRAEGVVGKFVEYFGEGMEAMTLADRATLANMAPEYGATMGFFPVDAETLNYLRRTGRPEPQVQLVERYCKEQGLWRNDADKCQYTKRLSLDLSTVEPALAGPKRPQDRVRLADMKADFNTSLTAPVGAKGFGLDATQLNKTATVNDNGKTSEITHGSVVIAAITSCTNTSNPSVMLGAGLLAKRAVEAGLSVKPFVKTSLAPGSRVVTDYLDKAGVSESLDALGFQTVGYGCTTCIGNSGPLPEPVSAAIVEADLVASSVLSGNRNFEGRVNPHTKANYLASPPLVVAFALAGTTDIDMATEPLGTGKDGQPVFLKDIWPSTEEVRQVIDEAVQPEMFTRQYAQAVTGNERWNAIEVSGGDLYEWSEASTYIQEPPFLSSVTADVPDIQPIRGARVLALLNDSVTTDHISPAGAIAKDGPAGRFLQEHGVGPKEFNSFGSRRGNDRVMVRGTFANIRIRNQIAPGTEGGVTRYLPAGDTMSIYDASMKYQQEGTPLIVIAGAEYGTGSSRDWAAKGTLLLGVKAVIATSYERIHRSNLVGMGVLPLQMVEGNDWQSLGLSGEETYDIEGLSNDLEPRSKVTVKATDASGKVTEFECLVRIDTPVEMVYYRNEGILPTVLRSLAKE; translated from the coding sequence GTGACGAAAACCGATCCATTTAACGCTCGCGACACGTTTAACACCGGCAGCGGAACTGCTGGTATCTACCGCATCAGCCGCTTGGAAGATGCTGGACTTGGCGATGTCAGTCGACTTCCCTATTCGATCCGCATCCTATTGGAAGCCGTACTGCGTGGCTGCGACGGGTTCAGCGTGACCGAACAGGACGTGAAGAACCTGGCCGCCTGGAACGCCGCCGCTCCGGCTCCTCAAGAAATTCCGTTCAAGCCATCGCGCGTCGTTCTGCAAGACTTCACCGGCGTTCCCGCGGTTGTCGATCTCGCTGCGATGCGTTCGGCGATGGGCCGTCTGGGTGGCGATCCCAAGCGGATCAATCCATTGATTCCCGTCGACCTGGTGATCGATCACAGCGTCCAAGTCGACTACTTCGGCAGCTCGCAATCGCTGCAACAAAACGTCGACATGGAATTCCAACGCAACGGCGAACGCTACGAGTTCCTGCGTTGGGGGCAACAAGCCTTCGATAACTTCCGCGTCGTGCCGCCAAATGTCGGTATCGTCCACCAGGTGAACCTGGAATATTTGGCCAACGTTGTTTGGTTGCGAGAAGACGAGCACGGACCGATCGCGGTTCCCGATACGCTGGTCGGCACCGACAGCCACACCACGATGATCAACGGCCTGGGCGTACTCGGTTGGGGCGTTGGCGGTATCGAAGCCGAAGCGTCGATGCTGGGCCAACCGCTGTACATGCTGATGCCAGAAGTCATCGGCATGGAGCTGACCGGTGCGCTGCCACCGGGTGCGACCGCGACCGACCTGGTGCTGCGAGTCACCGAGGTGCTGCGAGCCGAAGGTGTTGTCGGCAAGTTCGTCGAATACTTCGGCGAAGGAATGGAAGCGATGACCTTGGCCGATCGTGCCACTCTCGCCAACATGGCTCCCGAATACGGAGCGACGATGGGCTTCTTCCCCGTCGATGCGGAGACGTTGAACTATCTGCGCCGCACCGGTCGCCCCGAACCGCAAGTGCAATTGGTCGAACGCTATTGCAAGGAACAGGGACTGTGGCGCAACGACGCCGACAAGTGCCAATACACCAAGCGTCTGTCGTTGGATCTGTCGACAGTCGAACCCGCGTTGGCTGGTCCAAAGCGTCCGCAAGACCGGGTCCGCCTGGCCGACATGAAAGCCGACTTCAACACATCGCTGACAGCACCCGTTGGTGCCAAGGGCTTCGGCTTGGATGCGACTCAGTTGAACAAGACCGCAACCGTCAACGACAACGGAAAGACTTCCGAAATCACTCACGGATCGGTTGTGATCGCTGCGATCACCAGTTGCACCAACACCAGCAACCCTTCGGTAATGCTGGGTGCAGGCCTGTTGGCCAAGCGAGCTGTCGAGGCGGGACTGTCGGTCAAACCGTTTGTCAAAACCAGCTTGGCGCCCGGATCGCGCGTCGTCACCGACTACCTGGACAAAGCGGGCGTCAGCGAAAGCTTGGACGCATTGGGCTTCCAGACCGTCGGCTACGGATGCACAACCTGCATCGGTAACAGCGGCCCGCTGCCCGAACCCGTTTCGGCAGCGATCGTCGAAGCCGACTTGGTCGCTTCGAGCGTGCTCAGCGGCAATCGCAACTTCGAAGGTCGCGTCAATCCACACACCAAAGCGAACTACCTGGCCAGCCCTCCGTTGGTCGTCGCATTCGCGTTGGCCGGAACGACCGACATCGACATGGCGACCGAACCGCTGGGAACGGGCAAAGACGGACAGCCTGTCTTCTTGAAGGACATCTGGCCATCGACCGAAGAGGTTCGCCAGGTCATCGACGAAGCGGTCCAACCCGAGATGTTCACTCGCCAATACGCCCAAGCTGTGACCGGCAACGAGCGTTGGAATGCGATCGAAGTCTCCGGCGGCGATCTCTATGAATGGTCCGAAGCGAGCACCTACATCCAGGAACCGCCATTCCTGTCGTCTGTCACCGCTGATGTTCCCGATATCCAACCGATCCGCGGTGCTCGAGTGCTGGCATTGTTGAACGATTCGGTCACGACCGATCACATCTCACCTGCCGGTGCGATCGCAAAGGACGGACCCGCGGGCCGATTCTTGCAAGAGCATGGCGTTGGACCAAAAGAGTTCAACAGCTTTGGCAGCCGCCGCGGCAACGATCGCGTGATGGTTCGCGGCACCTTCGCCAACATCCGGATCCGCAATCAGATCGCTCCGGGTACCGAAGGTGGCGTGACCCGCTACCTGCCCGCCGGCGACACGATGTCGATCTACGACGCATCGATGAAGTACCAACAGGAAGGGACTCCATTGATCGTGATCGCGGGAGCCGAATACGGCACCGGCAGCAGCCGCGACTGGGCTGCTAAGGGAACGCTGCTGTTGGGCGTTAAAGCCGTGATCGCGACCAGCTACGAACGTATCCACCGCAGCAACTTGGTCGGCATGGGCGTCTTGCCATTGCAGATGGTCGAAGGCAACGACTGGCAATCGCTGGGGCTGAGCGGCGAAGAGACCTACGACATCGAAGGACTCTCCAACGATCTGGAGCCACGTTCGAAGGTCACCGTCAAAGCGACCGATGCCAGCGGTAAGGTCACGGAATTCGAATGCTTGGTCCGCATCGATACGCCCGTCGAAATGGTCTACTACCGCAACGAAGGCATCCTGCCAACGGTTCTGCGAAGCTTGGCGAAAGAGTAG
- the acs gene encoding acetate--CoA ligase encodes MSESAGGNLDHVLTESRLFPPPAEFTDQAVIKSQAQYEALYEAAKNDPEGFWGAEAKEHLHWFEPFTRVLNWNSPNVEWFVGGKTNACYNCVDRHVAAGRGDKAALIWEGEPGDTRTLTFSDLQKEVSKFAAGLQSIGVQQGDVVSIYMPMTPELVIAMLGCARIGAVHSVVFAGFSAEAIADRNNDAKAKVVLTANGLYRRGKVLPLKETVDQALAKSPTIEKCVVLQRIEDQATPMVEGRDIWWHDLVADQPEDFPAVPLDSEASLFILYTSGSTGKPKGIRHTTAGYNLWAKRTFEWVFDHRDDDVYWCTADCGWITGHSYLVYGPLAAGATCMMYEGAPNHPAEDRFWDLIEKYKVTILYTAPTAIRAFIKWGDEHVDKHDLSSLRLLGSVGEGINPEAWMWYHEKIGGKRCPIVDTWWQTETGGIMMSPLPGVTATKPGSCTRPLPGVVPVVVDESGTELDVDQGGMLCIAQPWPGMLRGIWGDEERYVEQYWSKFPDKYLTGDNARRDPDGYYWIMGRIDDVINVSGHRLSTIEVESALVSHPAVAEAAVVGRPDEIKGQGIAAFVTLKSGEPTDELRKELRLHVRKEIGALAQPDEIRFAAAVPKTRSGKIMRRLLRDIAAGNETAGDTSTLEDYAVIAKLRENDES; translated from the coding sequence ATGTCAGAATCCGCCGGTGGCAACCTCGATCACGTGTTAACCGAATCTCGGCTGTTTCCGCCTCCCGCGGAATTCACCGATCAGGCAGTAATCAAATCTCAAGCCCAATACGAAGCGCTCTACGAAGCCGCTAAGAACGACCCCGAAGGTTTTTGGGGTGCCGAAGCGAAAGAGCACCTGCATTGGTTCGAACCTTTCACCAGGGTCCTGAACTGGAACAGCCCCAACGTCGAGTGGTTCGTCGGCGGCAAGACCAACGCCTGCTACAACTGCGTCGATCGCCATGTCGCGGCTGGTCGCGGCGACAAAGCTGCTTTGATCTGGGAAGGCGAACCGGGCGATACCCGCACATTGACCTTCTCCGATCTGCAAAAGGAAGTCTCCAAGTTCGCCGCTGGTCTGCAATCGATCGGCGTCCAACAGGGCGACGTCGTCAGCATCTATATGCCGATGACGCCCGAGTTGGTGATCGCCATGCTTGGTTGCGCCCGGATCGGTGCAGTCCACTCGGTCGTCTTCGCCGGCTTTAGCGCCGAAGCGATCGCCGATCGCAACAACGACGCAAAAGCCAAAGTTGTCCTGACCGCCAACGGACTCTATCGCCGCGGCAAGGTTCTGCCACTGAAGGAAACTGTCGACCAAGCGTTGGCAAAATCGCCGACGATCGAAAAGTGCGTCGTCCTGCAACGGATCGAAGACCAAGCGACACCGATGGTCGAAGGACGGGACATCTGGTGGCACGACCTCGTTGCCGACCAACCCGAAGATTTTCCTGCGGTTCCGTTGGACAGCGAAGCCTCGCTATTCATCCTCTACACCAGCGGCAGCACCGGCAAACCGAAGGGCATCCGGCACACAACCGCTGGCTACAACCTGTGGGCGAAACGGACCTTCGAATGGGTCTTCGATCACCGCGACGACGATGTCTATTGGTGCACCGCCGACTGTGGTTGGATCACCGGGCACAGCTACCTCGTCTACGGTCCGCTGGCTGCCGGCGCGACCTGCATGATGTACGAAGGCGCTCCCAACCATCCTGCCGAGGATCGCTTCTGGGATCTGATCGAGAAGTATAAGGTCACGATTCTTTACACCGCACCGACGGCGATCCGCGCGTTCATCAAGTGGGGCGACGAGCACGTCGACAAGCACGACCTCAGCAGCTTGCGTCTGCTCGGTTCGGTCGGCGAAGGAATCAATCCCGAAGCGTGGATGTGGTACCACGAGAAGATTGGCGGCAAGCGTTGCCCAATCGTCGACACGTGGTGGCAGACCGAAACCGGCGGGATCATGATGAGTCCACTGCCGGGCGTTACCGCAACGAAACCGGGCAGTTGCACGCGGCCCCTGCCAGGCGTGGTGCCAGTTGTCGTCGACGAATCGGGAACCGAACTGGATGTCGATCAAGGCGGCATGTTGTGCATCGCTCAACCTTGGCCGGGCATGTTGCGCGGCATCTGGGGTGACGAAGAACGATATGTCGAACAGTACTGGAGCAAATTCCCCGACAAGTATCTGACCGGGGACAACGCCCGTCGCGACCCCGATGGCTACTACTGGATCATGGGACGTATCGACGACGTGATCAACGTCTCGGGTCACCGCTTGAGCACGATCGAAGTCGAGAGCGCTCTGGTCAGTCACCCCGCCGTTGCGGAGGCTGCTGTCGTTGGCCGCCCCGACGAAATCAAGGGGCAGGGAATCGCCGCCTTCGTCACTCTGAAGTCGGGAGAACCAACCGATGAACTGCGAAAAGAACTCCGTCTGCACGTTCGCAAAGAGATCGGCGCGTTGGCTCAGCCCGACGAAATTCGCTTCGCCGCCGCGGTTCCGAAAACGCGTAGCGGTAAGATCATGCGACGCTTGCTGCGAGACATCGCCGCAGGAAACGAGACCGCTGGCGACACCAGCACTCTGGAAGATTATGCAGTGATCGCGAAGCTCCGCGAGAACGACGAGAGCTAA
- a CDS encoding ammonia-forming cytochrome c nitrite reductase subunit c552, which translates to MNRIDPSSTSGSRPFLSGKRRWMLGLAAFFIAIAGGVFADYWSAMPIDAKASFTGRDACIQCHQKEAELFAGSHHDLAMDLATDESVIGDFSGVEFAHHGITSRMFRDGDRFMIHTEGPDGEMADFEIKYVFGVDPLQQYMVEFDRTAEMSENEVGRLQVLRVSWDTHAKKWFYLEPPDVHEKLAPDDDLHWTGIAQRWNTMCAECHSTNLQKNFDPKTARYHTSWSEIDVSCEACHGPGSLHVELAQSKSLFWDRHHGMGLAELKGADAIPQIEACAPCHSRRRVLKSGFQPGQRFCDFYEPELLQESTYHANGEILDEVYVYGSFIQSKMYHKGIRCSDCHDPHSLKLKQPGNATCTSCHAHPAGKYDTPSHHRHEPGTAGASCVECHMPETTYMAVDPRRDHSIRIPRPDLSVALGTPNACTGCHVELEKEKQPEEIRKRLPKFAEFVASSEQLPSDSYSKLTEYAKWLEQARGGDTKIKAVLHEIDQWCDDACDRWYGDQRKRPDHFATALHAARTQQPDALQQLANVALSKEGVPDLARATAIQELSRADSGADATRVAREALKDPNPIVRVAAVRVFEGRDPSQIRRTIVPMLTDDSRLVRSEAGRILSTVPADSLSAGQREQLRSALDEYHESLMETSDRGSAHLVWAVVLENQGRYGEAIESYETAIRVQPGAVGPRSNLAALLESMAQSGQLPPAEAAEVQARVTKLRADELPLLQRDANLAPDNGPLQYRLGLALYLQGDAEAGLQRIEKSVALEPENEQFLLALVLLLQKLERIDDAKAACQRLLDLSPNNPQYQNLMRQLE; encoded by the coding sequence GTGAATCGCATCGACCCTTCATCCACCAGCGGTTCCCGCCCCTTCCTTTCCGGCAAACGCCGCTGGATGCTGGGTCTCGCGGCCTTCTTCATCGCGATCGCCGGTGGCGTCTTTGCCGATTATTGGTCGGCGATGCCGATCGATGCCAAAGCCAGCTTTACCGGCCGCGACGCCTGTATCCAGTGCCATCAAAAAGAAGCCGAACTGTTTGCCGGATCGCACCACGATTTGGCGATGGATCTGGCAACTGACGAGTCGGTGATCGGCGACTTTAGTGGCGTGGAATTTGCCCATCACGGGATCACAAGCCGGATGTTCCGCGACGGCGATCGGTTCATGATCCATACCGAGGGGCCCGATGGCGAGATGGCAGATTTCGAGATCAAGTACGTCTTCGGCGTCGATCCGCTGCAGCAGTACATGGTCGAGTTTGATCGCACGGCGGAGATGTCCGAAAACGAGGTTGGTCGGCTGCAAGTGCTGCGTGTCAGCTGGGATACGCACGCGAAAAAATGGTTCTATCTGGAACCGCCAGATGTCCACGAGAAACTTGCTCCCGACGACGATCTCCACTGGACCGGCATCGCACAGCGTTGGAACACGATGTGCGCCGAGTGCCATTCGACCAACCTGCAGAAAAATTTTGATCCCAAGACCGCTAGATACCACACGAGCTGGTCGGAGATCGATGTCAGCTGTGAAGCCTGTCACGGACCGGGCAGCCTGCATGTCGAACTGGCGCAAAGCAAGTCGCTGTTCTGGGATCGCCATCACGGGATGGGATTGGCCGAATTGAAAGGCGCCGATGCGATTCCGCAGATCGAAGCGTGCGCGCCGTGCCACAGTCGCCGCCGCGTGCTGAAGTCCGGTTTCCAGCCGGGGCAACGCTTCTGCGACTTCTACGAACCCGAACTGCTGCAGGAATCGACCTATCACGCCAACGGCGAGATCTTGGACGAGGTCTACGTCTATGGGTCGTTCATCCAAAGCAAGATGTACCACAAGGGGATCCGGTGCAGCGATTGCCACGACCCGCATTCGCTGAAGCTGAAGCAACCCGGCAACGCGACCTGCACCTCGTGCCACGCTCACCCGGCGGGCAAATACGACACGCCATCGCACCACCGGCACGAACCCGGCACGGCGGGGGCTTCGTGTGTCGAATGCCATATGCCCGAGACGACTTATATGGCCGTCGACCCGCGACGCGATCACAGTATTCGGATCCCACGCCCCGATCTGTCGGTCGCGTTGGGAACGCCCAACGCTTGCACTGGCTGCCATGTGGAGTTGGAGAAGGAGAAGCAGCCCGAAGAGATCCGCAAGCGATTGCCCAAGTTTGCTGAGTTCGTCGCGTCCAGCGAACAACTGCCCAGCGATTCGTATTCCAAATTGACTGAATACGCGAAGTGGTTGGAACAAGCTCGCGGAGGCGACACAAAAATCAAAGCGGTACTGCACGAGATCGATCAGTGGTGTGATGACGCTTGCGATCGCTGGTACGGCGATCAACGCAAACGCCCCGATCACTTCGCCACGGCGCTGCATGCCGCTCGCACGCAACAGCCCGACGCGCTGCAGCAACTGGCAAACGTCGCGCTCTCCAAAGAAGGTGTCCCCGATCTGGCTCGCGCCACCGCGATCCAAGAACTGAGCCGCGCCGACAGCGGTGCCGACGCGACCCGCGTCGCTCGCGAAGCTTTAAAAGATCCGAATCCGATCGTTCGCGTGGCGGCGGTCCGCGTCTTCGAAGGTCGCGATCCGAGCCAGATTCGGCGGACGATCGTTCCGATGTTGACCGATGATTCGCGGCTGGTCCGCAGCGAAGCGGGGCGGATTCTGTCGACGGTCCCCGCGGACAGCTTGTCGGCCGGGCAACGCGAGCAACTGCGATCTGCGTTGGATGAGTACCACGAATCGTTGATGGAGACGTCCGATCGCGGCAGCGCACACTTGGTTTGGGCCGTTGTTCTGGAAAACCAAGGCCGCTATGGCGAAGCGATCGAGTCATACGAGACGGCGATTCGTGTGCAACCTGGCGCCGTCGGACCGCGCAGCAACTTGGCGGCGCTGTTGGAGTCGATGGCTCAATCGGGACAATTACCTCCCGCCGAGGCGGCGGAGGTTCAAGCACGCGTCACAAAATTGCGAGCGGATGAATTGCCGTTGCTGCAGCGCGACGCCAATCTCGCTCCCGACAACGGCCCGCTGCAATATCGACTCGGCCTGGCGTTGTACCTGCAAGGCGATGCGGAAGCCGGATTGCAACGGATTGAAAAATCGGTCGCATTGGAACCGGAGAACGAGCAGTTCCTGCTGGCTCTGGTTCTGTTGTTACAAAAGCTGGAGCGGATCGACGATGCGAAAGCGGCTTGCCAGCGACTGCTGGATCTGTCGCCCAACAATCCTCAGTACCAAAACCTGATGCGACAGCTGGAGTAA
- a CDS encoding sigma-70 family RNA polymerase sigma factor gives MAKPLQFDEAFSKAREGETEALGGLLETYRSYLRVLAASQISHRLGQRVSASDIVQDTMLAAHRDFGDFRGRSPEQFSAWLRVILSRNLFRAIERHMKADKRDVRREVSLDQVAGSVDSSAAGLANLLASDQSTASRIVSRGEETRRLVDLLVELPEHYQQVIMLRNFQNLRFDEVAQEMGRTATATRLLWLRALKKLRELYDAETPA, from the coding sequence ATGGCCAAGCCTTTGCAATTTGACGAAGCCTTTTCGAAAGCCCGCGAGGGGGAAACCGAAGCCTTGGGCGGGTTGTTGGAGACGTATCGCAGCTATTTGCGTGTGCTGGCGGCTTCGCAGATCAGCCATCGGTTGGGGCAACGCGTCAGCGCGTCGGATATCGTCCAAGACACGATGCTTGCGGCGCACCGCGACTTTGGCGATTTTCGCGGCCGGTCGCCGGAGCAGTTTTCGGCTTGGCTGCGGGTGATCTTGTCGCGGAATCTGTTTCGCGCGATCGAGCGTCATATGAAAGCCGACAAACGCGACGTCCGCCGCGAGGTCTCGCTGGATCAAGTCGCAGGATCGGTCGATTCGAGTGCCGCCGGTCTGGCGAATCTGCTTGCCTCGGATCAATCGACGGCCAGTCGGATCGTCAGCCGAGGTGAAGAGACGCGGCGATTGGTCGACCTGTTGGTCGAATTGCCCGAACACTATCAGCAGGTGATCATGCTGCGGAACTTTCAGAATCTGCGGTTCGACGAAGTCGCACAAGAGATGGGGCGGACCGCCACCGCCACGCGGTTGCTGTGGTTGCGGGCGTTGAAGAAGTTGCGCGAGTTGTACGATGCGGAGACGCCCGCGTGA